From the genome of Desulfobaculum xiamenense:
GCCGCCGCCTTGATCAGCGATTTTCTGCTGATGCGGAAGAGGGACGGATTGGTGACGGCGAAATATCCGGCCAGCATGAGGAAGCCGAAGACGAAACGGTACTGGAGAATCTCGAAAGTATCCATACCGTGAGCATAGCCGATCTTGCCGAAGACGGGCAAAAGGCCGAACGCGCACGCCGAGATGATGGCATAAATGATACCACGGGCCACGGGAAGTCCTCCGAAGACGAGTTTGTAGGAGGAGATGTCTAACGCTGCCCGGAGGTTACGGCAAGGGATTTCGGCTAATAATGGGGGTTCTCAGCGATTGTGCCGATAAATCGAAGGGATGCGGGTGATTGCTCGCATCCCTTCGTGATGTGATCGGATGGGGTGGTGGGGCGCTACGTCAGGCGGGGTGCGTTGCGCCGTGTCCCTGTCGCAGAAGGTCGATGTTGGGCCAGACGATGCCGATGATGATGAGCAGACCACCGGCGACCTGCCACGGCGCGATGGGGTCGCCGAGGATGATCCACGAGGCGATGACCGTGGTCACCGGTTCGAGGGTCGAAAAGACGGATGTGTAGGAACTGCCGATGGTTCCGATGGCCATGTACAGGAGCGTCACGGCGAGGACCGTGGGCACGAGGCCGAGAGCGAGGGCGATGAGCACGCCGTCGCGTCCGTAGTTCAGCAGAGTGGCCGGACCGCCCGCCACAGCGCAAAAGGCGACGGATGCGAAACTGATGACGTAGAAGGTGATGGTCAGCGGGTTCTCGTCGCGCAGGAAACACTGCACGGCGACGAGATACATCGAGAAGAGGAACATGGAGGTGACGGCGAGCAGGATGCCGCGAATATCGGCCTGCTTCATGAACGCATCGCAGAAGACGATGGCGCAGCCAGCGACGACCAGCGCCAGCGACGAGGCCTGCCTGCGCGACACGCGTTCCTTGAGGAAGAAGGCGGCGAGCAGCGTGACCGTGACCGGGTAGAAGTAGAGAATGAGCGAGGTCGTCGAGGCGGGGATGTATTTGACGGACCCCATGAAGCACGCGCTTTCGATGGGGTAGGGGATCAGCCCGAGCAGCGCGGCTTTGGCCAGTGAGCGCGGCCTGATGCGCAGCAGTTGCGGGCGGGTTACCGCGTAGAATGCGCCAAGGATGAGCGCGCCGAACAGGAAGCGGTACTGGAGAATTTCGAAGGTGCCCATGCCGTGGGCATAGGCGATCTTGCCGAGGATGGGCAGAAAGCCAAACGAGCAGGCGGAGATAATGGCGTAAATGAGACCACGAAGCACGGGAAATCCTCCACGATGGAATTTGTGAGACTGATACTCCCGTGCTCCTGGTCGAACAAGTGAATAATGCGCCGCTAGACCATGCGCTTGACGATTTCGTGGTGGTTGATGAACACGCGGTTCACGTAGGTGATGGTTTCGCCGAAGGTGGGCACGCGGCCGTAACGGTCGTAGATCAGTTCGCCGGTGCTCGTGTTGCCGAGGCCTGCGTTGTATCCGGCCGTGGCGGCCATGATGTTGCCGTTTCGGGCCTTGAGGTTCTTCGCGATCATCCGGACCATGGCCGGAATGGACGTGCGGTACATCACACGTTGGTCGAAGCCCATCAGGAACTGCGCGTCCTTCTCGTCGAAGATGTCGCGCCCGGCGAGGTTCTCCTCGATGTAGGCGCGGA
Proteins encoded in this window:
- a CDS encoding EamA family transporter; this translates as MLRGLIYAIISACSFGFLPILGKIAYAHGMGTFEILQYRFLFGALILGAFYAVTRPQLLRIRPRSLAKAALLGLIPYPIESACFMGSVKYIPASTTSLILYFYPVTVTLLAAFFLKERVSRRQASSLALVVAGCAIVFCDAFMKQADIRGILLAVTSMFLFSMYLVAVQCFLRDENPLTITFYVISFASVAFCAVAGGPATLLNYGRDGVLIALALGLVPTVLAVTLLYMAIGTIGSSYTSVFSTLEPVTTVIASWIILGDPIAPWQVAGGLLIIIGIVWPNIDLLRQGHGATHPA